In Rhizobium sp. ZPR4, a genomic segment contains:
- a CDS encoding PfkB family carbohydrate kinase gives MKPLAVIGNVNIDLILGPAAPWPKAGTEIIVDHDELRVGGQAGNSALAWEGLGVDYEISANVGSDEFGRWLSEAFGARSSKWPVRPEGTTLSVGITHPDGERTFFTTRGHLPRFSLDDVLTVLDGERLAGGYALLCGAFLTEDLARDYDALFDWADKHRITVALDTGWPLDGWTQANCDATRRWLSRCGVALMNEVETTTLAGIDDPAEAARALHALMPEGAIFVVKRGPDGALAIDADGNLVLATAPRVTVVDTIGAGDVFNAGFLAALARGEPPAACLSAGTAVASRAISTLPRSYGPAKASEEAVQ, from the coding sequence ATGAAGCCGCTTGCAGTCATCGGCAACGTCAATATCGACCTGATCCTCGGGCCGGCGGCGCCATGGCCGAAGGCCGGCACCGAGATCATCGTCGATCACGACGAGTTGCGCGTCGGCGGCCAGGCGGGCAACAGCGCGCTCGCCTGGGAAGGCCTCGGCGTTGACTACGAAATATCGGCCAATGTCGGCAGCGACGAGTTCGGACGCTGGCTCAGCGAGGCATTCGGCGCGCGCAGCAGCAAGTGGCCCGTCAGGCCGGAGGGCACGACGCTCTCGGTCGGCATCACCCATCCGGATGGAGAGCGCACTTTCTTCACGACGCGCGGGCATCTGCCGCGATTCAGCCTCGACGATGTGCTGACGGTTCTCGACGGCGAGAGGCTTGCCGGCGGCTATGCACTACTGTGCGGTGCCTTCCTCACCGAAGACCTCGCCCGCGACTACGACGCCCTGTTCGACTGGGCCGACAAGCACCGGATCACGGTCGCGCTCGATACCGGCTGGCCGCTGGATGGCTGGACGCAGGCGAATTGCGACGCCACGCGGCGCTGGCTTTCCCGCTGTGGCGTGGCGCTGATGAACGAGGTCGAGACCACAACGTTAGCCGGCATAGACGATCCGGCCGAGGCTGCACGCGCGCTGCATGCGCTGATGCCCGAAGGCGCCATCTTCGTCGTCAAGCGTGGCCCTGATGGAGCGCTCGCCATCGATGCCGACGGCAATCTCGTTTTGGCCACGGCACCGCGCGTCACCGTGGTCGATACGATCGGCGCCGGCGATGTCTTCAATGCCGGCTTTCTGGCCGCCCTAGCCCGTGGCGAGCCGCCTGCAGCCTGCCTTTCGGCGGGAACCGCCGTCGCTTCCCGCGCCATTTCCACTCTGCCGCGCAGCTACGGCCCGGCCAAAGCATCCGAGGAGGCCGTTCAATGA
- a CDS encoding SIS domain-containing protein produces the protein MTMTKEKTRPEGLTAIDREMARQHADALASFKAAADMAAEAAASLKRTGELLLLGMGGSHAVNRAVEPLYRAAGIDAIALPLSEQLGQPLSLEGRTIFMTSQSGESAEVVRWFNETGGTDDTFGLTLEGSSFLAKTAPSLVGAGGTELAFAATRSLTVTFALHLAIFAALGQDPAPALAVLRAPETLDIKPALSALANVATVVTSGRRLQGVAEALALGLTELSRRPCFSLEGGQLRHGPMEMLGPSIGVILFRGNDATASLVTAMAVSAAETGAPVIIFDGSKDEPVPGCVTLRFKPEAGIAAIFQMLPVAQALMIAFADERMENAGTPVRSTKITRSE, from the coding sequence ATGACCATGACCAAAGAGAAAACCCGCCCCGAAGGCCTTACAGCCATCGACCGCGAAATGGCCCGCCAGCATGCCGACGCGCTTGCTTCCTTCAAGGCCGCAGCCGATATGGCCGCCGAGGCCGCGGCATCACTGAAGCGCACGGGCGAGCTGCTCCTCCTCGGCATGGGTGGTTCCCACGCCGTCAATCGTGCTGTCGAGCCGCTTTATCGCGCCGCCGGCATCGATGCGATCGCCCTGCCACTCTCCGAACAGCTCGGCCAGCCGCTGTCGCTTGAGGGACGCACGATCTTCATGACCTCGCAATCGGGCGAAAGCGCCGAAGTGGTACGCTGGTTCAACGAGACGGGCGGCACGGACGACACGTTCGGCCTGACGCTGGAGGGCAGCTCCTTCCTCGCCAAAACCGCGCCTTCGCTTGTCGGCGCCGGCGGCACAGAGCTTGCCTTTGCGGCAACCCGCAGCCTCACCGTCACCTTCGCGCTGCATCTGGCGATCTTCGCTGCGCTCGGGCAGGACCCGGCGCCTGCGCTTGCCGTGCTTCGTGCACCTGAAACGCTCGATATCAAGCCGGCGCTTTCGGCTCTCGCGAATGTCGCGACCGTCGTCACCTCAGGCCGCCGCCTGCAGGGTGTCGCCGAGGCATTGGCTCTTGGTTTGACCGAGCTGTCCCGCCGTCCCTGCTTTTCGCTCGAAGGCGGTCAACTGCGCCACGGCCCGATGGAAATGCTGGGACCGTCGATCGGCGTCATCCTCTTCCGCGGTAACGATGCGACGGCGAGCCTCGTGACGGCCATGGCCGTTTCCGCCGCCGAGACCGGTGCACCTGTCATCATCTTCGACGGCTCTAAAGACGAACCCGTGCCCGGCTGCGTCACGCTGCGCTTCAAGCCGGAAGCCGGTATTGCCGCCATCTTCCAGATGCTGCCTGTCGCGCAGGCGCTGATGATAGCCTTTGCCGACGAGCGAATGGAGAATGCCGGCACGCCGGTCCGCTCCACCAAGATCACCCGGAGCGAATGA
- a CDS encoding ABC transporter ATP-binding protein, translating into MSALEIQNIRKSYGEVETLKGIDISLESGEFLVLLGSSGCGKSTLLNIIAGLAEATSGDIRIGDRSVLGVHPKDRDIAMVFQSYALYPNLSVHRNIGFGLEMRKVPAAERDKAVREAAKLLQIEALLERKPSQLSGGQRQRVAIGRALVRKPEVFLFDEPLSNLDAKLRMEMRTELKRLHQMLKTTVVYVTHDQIEAMTLATRIAVMRDGRIEQLGTPDEIYNHPATLYVATFVGAPPMNLLNATADQGSLRIDGTSITLSMPATKAAIKQGQDLVVGIRPETLRLDEDGKLEAVCEVAELTGPELIVTAQAGSQRLMACLPPRTAIAEGQTFKLGFDANALHLFDRATGQRCE; encoded by the coding sequence ATGAGCGCGCTCGAAATCCAGAACATCCGCAAGAGCTATGGCGAAGTGGAGACGCTGAAGGGCATCGATATTTCCCTTGAAAGCGGCGAGTTCCTGGTGTTGCTCGGCTCGTCGGGCTGCGGCAAGTCCACGCTGCTCAACATCATCGCCGGGCTTGCCGAGGCGACGAGCGGGGATATCCGTATCGGCGATCGCTCCGTGCTTGGCGTGCATCCGAAGGATCGCGACATCGCCATGGTGTTCCAGTCCTACGCGCTCTATCCAAACCTTTCGGTCCACCGCAACATCGGCTTCGGCCTGGAAATGCGCAAGGTGCCTGCCGCCGAGCGGGACAAGGCGGTGCGCGAGGCGGCGAAGCTCTTGCAGATCGAAGCGCTGCTGGAGCGCAAGCCGAGCCAGCTTTCCGGCGGTCAGCGCCAGCGCGTGGCGATCGGCCGTGCCCTGGTGCGCAAGCCAGAAGTCTTCCTCTTCGACGAGCCGCTTTCCAACCTCGACGCCAAGCTGCGCATGGAAATGCGCACTGAGTTGAAGCGCCTGCACCAGATGCTGAAGACCACGGTCGTCTACGTGACGCACGATCAGATCGAAGCGATGACGCTCGCAACCCGCATCGCCGTTATGCGGGACGGACGGATCGAGCAGCTCGGCACGCCGGACGAGATCTACAATCATCCGGCAACACTCTATGTTGCGACCTTCGTTGGCGCGCCGCCGATGAACCTGCTGAACGCGACGGCCGATCAGGGTTCTTTGCGCATCGACGGAACCTCGATCACGCTGTCCATGCCAGCGACGAAAGCCGCGATCAAACAGGGTCAAGATCTGGTGGTCGGCATCCGGCCGGAAACGCTGCGTCTCGATGAAGACGGCAAGCTCGAGGCCGTCTGCGAAGTCGCGGAACTAACCGGTCCGGAGCTGATCGTCACTGCACAGGCGGGCTCGCAGCGGCTGATGGCCTGCCTGCCGCCGCGCACCGCGATTGCCGAAGGGCAGACCTTCAAGCTCGGCTTCGACGCCAACGCACTGCATCTCTTCGACCGCGCGACGGGCCAACGCTGCGAATAG